Proteins encoded in a region of the Spiroplasma endosymbiont of Amphimallon solstitiale genome:
- a CDS encoding IS30 family transposase: protein MYHYFSTKLKKNYALDIIANFLKENKIKSISTKTLYNMFKTNRMGFDENNLLRKGKNKPHKQKETRGRINNCKSIHERNLIIPNIKNIEEFGHLEGDTIIGKDHKSSIITLADIWSKTTIPLATKNNKSENITKSIIKFISKLQKGTVKTITFDRGKEFSKWKLIEKNCNVKIYFADPSKPCQRGLNENNNGILRRYLPKSTDLSSYKQKDLNTIAFQINSTPRKSLSYKRPIDLIQLF from the coding sequence ATGTATCATTACTTTTCTACAAAATTAAAGAAAAATTATGCTCTTGATATAATTGCTAATTTTTTAAAGGAAAATAAAATAAAAAGTATTTCAACAAAAACTTTATATAACATGTTTAAAACAAATCGAATGGGTTTTGATGAAAATAACTTATTGAGAAAAGGAAAAAATAAACCTCACAAACAAAAAGAAACTAGGGGCAGAATTAATAATTGTAAGTCTATTCATGAAAGAAATTTAATCATTCCTAATATTAAAAATATAGAAGAATTTGGTCATTTAGAGGGTGATACTATCATTGGTAAAGATCATAAAAGTTCTATTATTACTTTAGCTGATATATGATCAAAAACCACAATTCCTTTAGCAACTAAAAATAATAAATCAGAAAATATTACAAAAAGTATAATAAAATTTATTTCAAAGTTACAAAAAGGAACAGTTAAAACTATTACTTTTGATCGTGGTAAAGAATTTAGTAAATGAAAATTAATCGAAAAAAATTGTAATGTTAAGATTTATTTTGCAGATCCTAGTAAACCTTGTCAAAGAGGTTTAAATGAAAATAATAATGGTATTTTAAGAAGATATTTACCAAAATCTACAGATCTATCTTCATATAAACAAAAAGATTTAAATACTATAGCATTTCAAATTAATTCTACACCCAGAAAATCACTATCTTATAAAAGACCAATAGATTTAATACAATTATTTTAA